One Silene latifolia isolate original U9 population chromosome 4, ASM4854445v1, whole genome shotgun sequence DNA segment encodes these proteins:
- the LOC141653470 gene encoding protein PLASTID MOVEMENT IMPAIRED 1-RELATED 1-like isoform X1, giving the protein MLSKLDCVSFDVSDSDLSNGQLLRDIEEISNGLCVDRNTHNTSLISSSTLRPNLGVKSHFRDSKSKSKLGFNGEDEWSREDHKSSSIWGWKPFKALSHIRHKKFVCYFFCHVHCVENLPSDFEGICLSVHLKRKDSVLRTRPLRVSNGMVDFEETLMSKCTVYGAKNGPGSFIKYDPKHFLLTVSIFGAKEFDVGNHWVDLTRLLPLTLEELERDKCSGKWSTSFKLDGKARDATLHVSFGFLVSKDSLAELGGNIKLPLVLNLEKKGLNRMSFVADRVSDKGSTSLRRTGSVPSSLTSQCPDKFGWPKDVADFSNSIDMLYGKLEEEGVDNPAKFDLVYEHLESLKLGPNSLPESRKEFGGAIHEDGEVIVTDKGEEPELITENLDTSTVEVIDVADIFNGDGISSDEDTETGGKEVPDSIPNDLLIDKHNIPDIEDGPEIEPSSNSVSGEFKVHDLLLDKMGLPEIQELAKLEPSEDFMYSEIKVKNRGSKLVKSLSLDDIAKAVAEDFCNMWQESTPSTPSSSTNLESPRERLLRQFEEDMMICGSFFTGLDELEDEFESDHAPPSISSTNYAVDSVDLSPIINRDTSQSVNRASRSKIQAQTLEQLETQSLMQRWGLDEDAFLSSPHYSSGGFGSPIFVPPELEEPVGLPPLGEGLESLLQLKNGGLLRSMSPLLFKNAKNCGSLIMQTSKLIVLPAELSSDIIEILQGMASVGSERLSKKLNSLLPLDELSGRIMQQLAWEAEVETHPRPSAHHESDVKIRVEGLSNAPYCNSMVSSSAVNGIAPEHITAKGFHALALDSIEALLIEGLKIQSGMASEDPPSSIRVNPVGLQSSDLGVGGTFNYIDGLLDLSVSLDEWLEIDGQMIIDKNCVNDQTLELLRAHHARNLAGEEILDNEAVECGVLGANLALALLIQLRDPLRNYEPVGNPMLGLIQMERVFRRENITSAAEVMACLAGSDPLDREKSQIDGETENIESEKDDQERVPTFILKEVHIAGINLECDRTESWGSKRQQESGPRWLLASGMTQKPDLHNSKSRSLVRLPTHVLRKPKTRSLLWSISRPIVGDQIDRQLSTWDLHTRNPDLIFP; this is encoded by the exons ATGCTGTCAAAATTGGATTGTGTAAGTTTTGATGTTAGTGATAGTGATTTAAGTAATGGGCAATTATTACGTGACATTGAAGAGATTAGTAATGGCTTATGTGTTGACAGAAATACCCACAACACTTCTTTGATTTCTTCATCTACTTTGAGGCCAAATCTGGGGGTTAAATCCCATTTTCGTGATTCGAAATCAAAGTCCAAATTGGGTTTTAATGGGGAAGATGAGTGGTCTAGGGAGGACCATAAAAGTTCTTCTATTTGGGGTTGGAAACCCTTCAAGGCATTGTCCCATATTAGGCACAAGAAGTTTGTTTGTTATTTCTTTTGTCATGTTCATTGTGTAGAGAATTTGCCATCGGATTTCGAAGGTATTTGTTTGAGTGTGCATTTGAAGAGGAAGGATAGTGTTTTGAGGACTCGTCCGTTGAGAGTCTCCAATGGAATGGTTGATTTTGAAGAGACTTTGATGAGTAAATGTACCGTTTATGGTGCCAAAAATGGACCTGGGAGTTTTATCAAGTATGATCCTAAGCATTTCTTGCTTACTGTATCAATTTTTGGGGCTAAGGAATTTGATGTTGGGAATCATTGGGTTGATCTTACGAGGTTGCTTCCCCTTACGCTTGAGGAGTTAGAGCGGGATAAATGCTCCGGGAAATGGTCGACAAGCTTTAAGCTAGACGGAAAGGCTAGAGATGCCACATTGCATGTTAGCTTTGGATTTTTAGTATCTAAGGATAGCTTGGCTGAATTGGGTGGTAATATCAAACTACCTCTAGTTCTTAACTTGGAGAAAAAGGGATTGAACAGAATGAGCTTTGTTGCTGACCGTGTTTCCGACAAGGGCAGCACCAGCCTTAGACGAACTGGCAGTGTTCCTAGTAGCTTGACTAGTCAGTGTCCTGATAAGTTTGGTTGGCCAAAGGATGTTGCTGACTTCTCCAATTCCATTGATATGCTTTATGGAAAGCTTGAAGAAGAGGGCGTTGATAATCCCGCAAAGTTTGATCTAGTTTATGAGCATCTTGAGTCTCTCAAGTTGGGACCAAACTCATTGCCTGAATCTAGAAAGGAATTCGGTGGGGCCATACACGAAGATGGTGAGGTTATAGTGACAGACAAGGGAGAAGAGCCAGAGTTAATCACTGAGAATTTGGATACCTCTACAGTGGAAGTGATTGATGTGGCTGATATCTTCAATGGTGACGGGATATCATCAGATGAAGATACTGAAACCGGTGGAAAAGAAGTCCCGGATTCAATACCAAATGACTTGTTGATAGATAAACACAATATTCCGGATATAGAAGATGGGCCCGAGATAGAACCATCGAGTAACTCAGTGTCTGGCGAGTTCAAGGTACATGATTTACTGTTAGATAAAATGGGTCTTCCTGAAATTCAAGAGTTGGCAAAATTAGAACCGTCAGAAGACTTTATGTATAGCGAGATTAAGGTAAAGAACAGGGGAAGTAAGTTGGTAAAATCTTTGAGCTTAGATGATATTGCTAAAGCCGTGGCAGAAGATTTCTGTAATATGTGGCAAGAAAGTACTCCATCAACCCCTAGTTCAAGTACTAATCTAGAGTCTCCCAGGGAACGTCTTTTGAGACAGTTTGAAGAAGATATGATGATTTGTGGAAGCTTCTTTACGGGACTTGACGAACTAGAAGATGAATTTGAATCTGACCATGCTCCTCCCAGTATCTCCTCTACAAATTATGCTGTTGACAGTGTGGATCTCTCACCCATCATCAACAGGGACACAAGTCAAAGTGTAAATCGTGCATCACGAAGTAAAATTCAGGCTCAAACCCTCGAACAATTGGAGACTCAGTCCTTGATGCAAAGATGGGGTCTAGATGAGGATGCCTTCCTGAGTTCCCCACATTATAGCTCAGGTGGGTTTGGGAGTCCTATCTTTGTTCCTCCAGAGTTAGAGGAACCAGTTGGATTGCCTCCTCTTGGAGAAGGCCTTGAGTCGTTGCTTCAATTGAAAAACGGAGGTCTTTTGCGATCTATGAGCCCTCTCCTTtttaaaaatgcaaaaaattgtgGAAGCTTGATAATGCAAACCTCTAAGCTTATTGTACTTCCAGCAGAGTTGAGTTCCGATATCATAGAGATATTGCAGGGTATGGCTTCAGTTGGTAGTGAGAGATTGTCCAAGAAATTGAATTCTTTATTGCCTTTGGATGAGCTCTCTGGAAGGATTATGCAGCAGCTAGCATGGGAAGCTGAAGTAGAGACGCACCCAAG GCCGTCTGCTCATCACGAGTCTGATGTCAAGATAAGAGTAGAGGGTCTTTCAAATGCTCCATATTGCAATTCCATGGTCTCAAGCTCAGCAGTTAATGGCATTGCACCAGAGCATATAACTGCAAAAGGTTTTCATGCTTTAGCATTAGACAGCATAGAAGCCCTCTTAATAGAAGGCTTAAAAATACAGTCTGGTATGGCCTCTGAGGATCCACCTTCCAGCATTAGGGTCAATCCTGTAGGACTTCAATCTTCTGATCTGGGTGTCGGAGGAACTTTCAATTATATCGATGGATTATTGGATCTCTCTGTTTCTCTGGATGAGTGGTTGGAAATTGATGGCCAGATGATTATTGACAAAAATTGTGTTAATGATCAGACTTTGGAGTTGCTGAGAGCTCATCATGCCAGAAACTTGGCAGGAGAAGAGATTTTAGACAATGAAGCAGTCGAATGTGGAGTTTTGGGAGCTAACCTCGCACTAGCATTACTGATACAGCTCAGAGACCCACTTCGAAACTATGAACCAGTTGGTAATCCAATGCTGGGTCTAATCCAAATGGAGAGGGTTTTTAGGCGTGAAAATATAACCTCAGCAGCAGAGGTGATGGCGTGTTTGGCCGGATCAGATCCGTTGGACCGAGAAAAGTCACAGATAGATGGGGAAACTGAGAATATAGAATCTGAAAAGGATGACCAAGAAAGGGTTCCTACATTCATATTGAAAGAAGTGCATATTGCAGGAATAAATTTGGAATGTGATCGTACAGAAAGTTGGGGTTCAAAGAGACAGCAAGAATCAGGACCTCGATGGCTGCTTGCCAGTGGAATGACCCAGAAACCTGATTTACATAATTCTAAATCAAGGTCACTGGTAAGGTTGCCTACCCATGTTTTAAGGAAACCAAAAACTAGAAGCCTTCTTTGGAGCATCTCTCGCCCGATTGTAGGAGACCAAATCGACCGACAGTTGTCAACATGGGACCTACACACTCGAAACCCTGATCTTATTTTCCCTTAA
- the LOC141653470 gene encoding protein PLASTID MOVEMENT IMPAIRED 1-RELATED 1-like isoform X2: MVDFEETLMSKCTVYGAKNGPGSFIKYDPKHFLLTVSIFGAKEFDVGNHWVDLTRLLPLTLEELERDKCSGKWSTSFKLDGKARDATLHVSFGFLVSKDSLAELGGNIKLPLVLNLEKKGLNRMSFVADRVSDKGSTSLRRTGSVPSSLTSQCPDKFGWPKDVADFSNSIDMLYGKLEEEGVDNPAKFDLVYEHLESLKLGPNSLPESRKEFGGAIHEDGEVIVTDKGEEPELITENLDTSTVEVIDVADIFNGDGISSDEDTETGGKEVPDSIPNDLLIDKHNIPDIEDGPEIEPSSNSVSGEFKVHDLLLDKMGLPEIQELAKLEPSEDFMYSEIKVKNRGSKLVKSLSLDDIAKAVAEDFCNMWQESTPSTPSSSTNLESPRERLLRQFEEDMMICGSFFTGLDELEDEFESDHAPPSISSTNYAVDSVDLSPIINRDTSQSVNRASRSKIQAQTLEQLETQSLMQRWGLDEDAFLSSPHYSSGGFGSPIFVPPELEEPVGLPPLGEGLESLLQLKNGGLLRSMSPLLFKNAKNCGSLIMQTSKLIVLPAELSSDIIEILQGMASVGSERLSKKLNSLLPLDELSGRIMQQLAWEAEVETHPRPSAHHESDVKIRVEGLSNAPYCNSMVSSSAVNGIAPEHITAKGFHALALDSIEALLIEGLKIQSGMASEDPPSSIRVNPVGLQSSDLGVGGTFNYIDGLLDLSVSLDEWLEIDGQMIIDKNCVNDQTLELLRAHHARNLAGEEILDNEAVECGVLGANLALALLIQLRDPLRNYEPVGNPMLGLIQMERVFRRENITSAAEVMACLAGSDPLDREKSQIDGETENIESEKDDQERVPTFILKEVHIAGINLECDRTESWGSKRQQESGPRWLLASGMTQKPDLHNSKSRSLVRLPTHVLRKPKTRSLLWSISRPIVGDQIDRQLSTWDLHTRNPDLIFP; encoded by the exons ATGGTTGATTTTGAAGAGACTTTGATGAGTAAATGTACCGTTTATGGTGCCAAAAATGGACCTGGGAGTTTTATCAAGTATGATCCTAAGCATTTCTTGCTTACTGTATCAATTTTTGGGGCTAAGGAATTTGATGTTGGGAATCATTGGGTTGATCTTACGAGGTTGCTTCCCCTTACGCTTGAGGAGTTAGAGCGGGATAAATGCTCCGGGAAATGGTCGACAAGCTTTAAGCTAGACGGAAAGGCTAGAGATGCCACATTGCATGTTAGCTTTGGATTTTTAGTATCTAAGGATAGCTTGGCTGAATTGGGTGGTAATATCAAACTACCTCTAGTTCTTAACTTGGAGAAAAAGGGATTGAACAGAATGAGCTTTGTTGCTGACCGTGTTTCCGACAAGGGCAGCACCAGCCTTAGACGAACTGGCAGTGTTCCTAGTAGCTTGACTAGTCAGTGTCCTGATAAGTTTGGTTGGCCAAAGGATGTTGCTGACTTCTCCAATTCCATTGATATGCTTTATGGAAAGCTTGAAGAAGAGGGCGTTGATAATCCCGCAAAGTTTGATCTAGTTTATGAGCATCTTGAGTCTCTCAAGTTGGGACCAAACTCATTGCCTGAATCTAGAAAGGAATTCGGTGGGGCCATACACGAAGATGGTGAGGTTATAGTGACAGACAAGGGAGAAGAGCCAGAGTTAATCACTGAGAATTTGGATACCTCTACAGTGGAAGTGATTGATGTGGCTGATATCTTCAATGGTGACGGGATATCATCAGATGAAGATACTGAAACCGGTGGAAAAGAAGTCCCGGATTCAATACCAAATGACTTGTTGATAGATAAACACAATATTCCGGATATAGAAGATGGGCCCGAGATAGAACCATCGAGTAACTCAGTGTCTGGCGAGTTCAAGGTACATGATTTACTGTTAGATAAAATGGGTCTTCCTGAAATTCAAGAGTTGGCAAAATTAGAACCGTCAGAAGACTTTATGTATAGCGAGATTAAGGTAAAGAACAGGGGAAGTAAGTTGGTAAAATCTTTGAGCTTAGATGATATTGCTAAAGCCGTGGCAGAAGATTTCTGTAATATGTGGCAAGAAAGTACTCCATCAACCCCTAGTTCAAGTACTAATCTAGAGTCTCCCAGGGAACGTCTTTTGAGACAGTTTGAAGAAGATATGATGATTTGTGGAAGCTTCTTTACGGGACTTGACGAACTAGAAGATGAATTTGAATCTGACCATGCTCCTCCCAGTATCTCCTCTACAAATTATGCTGTTGACAGTGTGGATCTCTCACCCATCATCAACAGGGACACAAGTCAAAGTGTAAATCGTGCATCACGAAGTAAAATTCAGGCTCAAACCCTCGAACAATTGGAGACTCAGTCCTTGATGCAAAGATGGGGTCTAGATGAGGATGCCTTCCTGAGTTCCCCACATTATAGCTCAGGTGGGTTTGGGAGTCCTATCTTTGTTCCTCCAGAGTTAGAGGAACCAGTTGGATTGCCTCCTCTTGGAGAAGGCCTTGAGTCGTTGCTTCAATTGAAAAACGGAGGTCTTTTGCGATCTATGAGCCCTCTCCTTtttaaaaatgcaaaaaattgtgGAAGCTTGATAATGCAAACCTCTAAGCTTATTGTACTTCCAGCAGAGTTGAGTTCCGATATCATAGAGATATTGCAGGGTATGGCTTCAGTTGGTAGTGAGAGATTGTCCAAGAAATTGAATTCTTTATTGCCTTTGGATGAGCTCTCTGGAAGGATTATGCAGCAGCTAGCATGGGAAGCTGAAGTAGAGACGCACCCAAG GCCGTCTGCTCATCACGAGTCTGATGTCAAGATAAGAGTAGAGGGTCTTTCAAATGCTCCATATTGCAATTCCATGGTCTCAAGCTCAGCAGTTAATGGCATTGCACCAGAGCATATAACTGCAAAAGGTTTTCATGCTTTAGCATTAGACAGCATAGAAGCCCTCTTAATAGAAGGCTTAAAAATACAGTCTGGTATGGCCTCTGAGGATCCACCTTCCAGCATTAGGGTCAATCCTGTAGGACTTCAATCTTCTGATCTGGGTGTCGGAGGAACTTTCAATTATATCGATGGATTATTGGATCTCTCTGTTTCTCTGGATGAGTGGTTGGAAATTGATGGCCAGATGATTATTGACAAAAATTGTGTTAATGATCAGACTTTGGAGTTGCTGAGAGCTCATCATGCCAGAAACTTGGCAGGAGAAGAGATTTTAGACAATGAAGCAGTCGAATGTGGAGTTTTGGGAGCTAACCTCGCACTAGCATTACTGATACAGCTCAGAGACCCACTTCGAAACTATGAACCAGTTGGTAATCCAATGCTGGGTCTAATCCAAATGGAGAGGGTTTTTAGGCGTGAAAATATAACCTCAGCAGCAGAGGTGATGGCGTGTTTGGCCGGATCAGATCCGTTGGACCGAGAAAAGTCACAGATAGATGGGGAAACTGAGAATATAGAATCTGAAAAGGATGACCAAGAAAGGGTTCCTACATTCATATTGAAAGAAGTGCATATTGCAGGAATAAATTTGGAATGTGATCGTACAGAAAGTTGGGGTTCAAAGAGACAGCAAGAATCAGGACCTCGATGGCTGCTTGCCAGTGGAATGACCCAGAAACCTGATTTACATAATTCTAAATCAAGGTCACTGGTAAGGTTGCCTACCCATGTTTTAAGGAAACCAAAAACTAGAAGCCTTCTTTGGAGCATCTCTCGCCCGATTGTAGGAGACCAAATCGACCGACAGTTGTCAACATGGGACCTACACACTCGAAACCCTGATCTTATTTTCCCTTAA
- the LOC141653471 gene encoding 17.1 kDa class II heat shock protein-like, with protein sequence MDFRVMGLDTPILHTLHHILDADDTTTPAKPPTGAESYVRDARAMARTAADVKEYPKAYKFVIDMPGLKSGDIKVTVEDENVLVISGERKREEEEKEGGVKYLKMERRIGKFMRKFVLPENANMEAITAVCQDGVLCVTVEKLPPPEPKKPKTIEVKVA encoded by the coding sequence ATGGATTTCCGGGTAATGGGGTTAGACACACCGATCCTGCACACTCTCCACCACATCCTCGATGCAGACGACACCACTACTCCCGCAAAACCCCCAACAGGTGCTGAATCTTATGTCCGCGACGCTCGCGCAATGGCTCGCACTGCAGCGGACGTAAAGGAATACCCGAAAGCGTACAAGTTCGTGATAGACATGCCGGGTTTGAAGAGCGGGGATATCAAGGTAACAGTGGAAGATGAGAATGTGTTGGTGATAAGTGGTGAGCGaaaaagagaagaagaggagaaagAAGGTGGAGTTAAGTATTTGAAGATGGAGAGGAGGATTGGTAAGTTTATGAGGAAGTTTGTGTTACCTGAGAATGCAAATATGGAGGCTATTACTGCTGTTTGTCAAGATGGTGTCTTGTGTGTTACTGTTGAGAAGCTTCCTCCTCCCGAACCTAAGAAACCTAAGACTATTGAGGTTAAGGTTGCTTGA